From Salinibacterium sp. ZJ450, one genomic window encodes:
- a CDS encoding tetratricopeptide repeat protein, translating to MTNTPLNGASLRGAVDLSSLVNKPSPATTDGSASAQSIVSETNDADFTRILELSKTVPVIVEFYGQGIEPELVGAVTAHAGRIALATVNANANPQLAQAFQVQQVPTVAAVVAGRPLSLFVGLPTDEEVRDVLDQVLQLAAQNGVTGQIAQSGDADADAAEPADVPLPPLHQEAFDAIERGDLPAAIHAYQTAIAQDPRDQLAVAGLAQASLMLRLHGKSASAIRVTAAQNPGDWHAQFAVADLDISGGHVDDAFDRILTLFPKLAQPDKNRARARLVEYFEIVGADDPRVIAARRRLTGLLY from the coding sequence GTGACCAACACACCGCTGAACGGGGCGAGCCTGCGTGGCGCCGTCGACTTGTCCTCACTTGTGAACAAGCCGTCCCCGGCGACCACCGACGGCTCCGCCTCTGCGCAGTCCATCGTTTCGGAGACGAACGACGCGGATTTCACTCGGATCCTGGAACTCTCCAAAACGGTCCCGGTGATCGTGGAGTTCTATGGCCAAGGCATCGAACCCGAACTGGTCGGTGCCGTGACCGCCCACGCCGGGCGCATCGCGCTCGCCACCGTCAACGCCAACGCGAACCCTCAGCTGGCGCAGGCGTTCCAGGTGCAGCAGGTTCCGACCGTCGCCGCAGTGGTGGCCGGTCGTCCGCTGTCGCTGTTCGTCGGCCTGCCTACCGACGAGGAGGTGCGTGACGTGCTCGATCAGGTGCTGCAGCTCGCGGCCCAGAACGGTGTCACCGGCCAGATCGCCCAGTCGGGCGACGCCGACGCCGACGCGGCCGAACCGGCCGATGTGCCCCTTCCACCGCTGCACCAGGAGGCGTTCGACGCGATCGAGCGCGGTGACCTGCCCGCGGCAATCCACGCCTACCAGACCGCGATCGCCCAGGACCCACGCGACCAGCTCGCGGTCGCGGGCCTGGCGCAGGCATCGCTGATGCTCCGGCTGCACGGCAAATCGGCGTCGGCGATCCGGGTCACCGCCGCCCAGAACCCCGGCGACTGGCACGCGCAGTTTGCGGTGGCCGACCTCGACATCAGCGGCGGGCACGTCGATGACGCGTTCGACCGCATCCTGACACTGTTCCCGAAGCTCGCGCAGCCAGACAAGAACCGGGCCCGCGCCCGTCTAGTGGAGTACTTCGAGATCGTCGGTGCGGACGACCCCCGGGTCATTGCCGCGCGCAGGCGGCTGACCGGGCTGCTCTACTAG
- a CDS encoding AI-2E family transporter, producing the protein MKIHNPFRLGLLAGLGVLVAILIGTAVGQLALILTYVGAALFLALGIDPVVSWLERHGWKRWLAILVTLLGIVGVFVGLVFAIVPVITEQVNKLIGQAPDLIEFFTSGAAYEWAESTFPWIPIDTVVAEVTKWTQDADNITGIFGGVLQTAVTIASGAFGALIILILTLYFVTSLSSIKRSLYQLVPASKRERVIDISEQVSTAVGRYVVGQGALGLCNGVLSFIFFSIIGAEYPALFAFLAFLFSLVPLVGTITGSIVIVAIQWLVNPDSFITVLTTAIYYLVYMQVEAYVLSPNIMNRAVKVPGVIVVIAALAGGTLGGILGALVAIPVAASILIIVKQVFIPKQQTL; encoded by the coding sequence GTGAAGATCCACAATCCGTTCCGCCTGGGACTGCTAGCCGGGCTCGGCGTGCTCGTCGCGATCCTGATCGGCACCGCGGTCGGGCAACTGGCGCTCATCCTCACCTACGTCGGCGCAGCGCTCTTCCTGGCACTCGGCATCGACCCGGTTGTCAGCTGGCTTGAGCGCCACGGCTGGAAGCGCTGGCTGGCGATCCTCGTCACGCTGCTGGGCATTGTCGGCGTCTTCGTCGGTCTCGTCTTCGCGATCGTGCCGGTGATCACCGAGCAGGTGAACAAGCTGATCGGACAGGCCCCTGATCTGATCGAGTTCTTCACGAGCGGCGCCGCCTATGAGTGGGCCGAATCGACTTTCCCGTGGATTCCCATCGACACGGTGGTGGCCGAAGTCACCAAATGGACTCAGGATGCCGACAACATCACCGGAATCTTCGGCGGGGTGCTGCAGACGGCGGTCACGATCGCATCCGGCGCATTCGGCGCCCTCATCATCCTGATCCTGACGCTGTACTTCGTGACCTCGCTGAGCAGCATCAAGCGGTCGCTGTACCAGCTGGTGCCCGCGTCGAAGCGCGAACGCGTGATCGATATCTCGGAGCAGGTGAGCACCGCAGTCGGCCGTTACGTGGTCGGTCAGGGGGCGCTCGGGCTGTGCAACGGGGTGCTGAGCTTCATCTTCTTCAGCATCATCGGTGCCGAGTATCCGGCACTGTTCGCCTTCCTCGCGTTCCTGTTCTCACTCGTCCCGCTCGTGGGTACGATCACCGGCTCGATCGTGATCGTGGCCATCCAGTGGCTGGTGAACCCGGATTCCTTCATCACTGTGCTCACCACCGCGATCTACTACCTGGTCTACATGCAGGTTGAGGCGTACGTGCTGAGCCCGAACATCATGAACCGCGCGGTCAAGGTGCCGGGAGTCATCGTGGTGATCGCGGCGCTGGCCGGCGGAACGCTCGGCGGCATCCTCGGCGCGCTGGTGGCGATCCCGGTTGCCGCATCCATCCTGATCATCGTCAAGCAGGTGTTTATTCCGAAGCAGCAGACGCTGTAG
- a CDS encoding alpha/beta hydrolase, protein MTTQIRGAALLPARRSNIELHTEDGLTLVGELALPETAEPVATLVALHPLPTGGGFMDSHIIRKAAARLPALADIAVLRFNFRGVTSPRGTSDGAFGEGIDERHDLAAAMRFVAERGLPNPWLLGWSFGTEVALKWGRRHPVVGAILLSPPLHRATDDEIAAWHGDDRRLVAVIPELDDYLRPAEAAERFAVVPDIDLVNVEGGKHLWVGEAQTYRVLSEIVERLNPGALPLPTEWDSEPESATASAASE, encoded by the coding sequence TTGACCACTCAGATCCGGGGCGCCGCCCTTCTGCCCGCCCGTCGCTCGAACATCGAACTGCATACCGAGGATGGGCTGACCCTCGTCGGTGAACTTGCGCTGCCCGAAACCGCGGAGCCAGTTGCCACGCTGGTTGCTCTGCACCCGCTGCCGACCGGCGGAGGGTTCATGGACTCCCACATCATCCGCAAGGCGGCGGCGCGGCTGCCGGCCCTCGCGGACATCGCCGTGCTCCGGTTCAACTTCCGCGGTGTGACCTCACCCAGAGGCACCTCGGACGGCGCCTTCGGGGAAGGCATCGACGAGCGCCATGACCTGGCCGCCGCGATGCGATTCGTGGCCGAGCGCGGCCTTCCCAACCCGTGGCTGCTCGGCTGGTCGTTCGGCACCGAGGTGGCGCTGAAGTGGGGCAGGCGGCATCCGGTGGTCGGCGCCATCCTGCTTTCCCCGCCGCTTCATCGGGCGACGGATGACGAGATCGCTGCGTGGCACGGTGATGACCGCCGCCTGGTCGCGGTGATCCCCGAACTGGACGACTACCTGCGCCCTGCTGAGGCAGCCGAACGGTTCGCCGTCGTGCCGGACATCGACCTGGTGAACGTGGAGGGCGGCAAGCACCTGTGGGTGGGGGAGGCGCAGACCTATCGCGTTCTGAGCGAGATCGTCGAGCGTCTGAACCCCGGAGCGCTGCCGTTGCCGACCGAGTGGGACAGCGAGCCGGAGAGCGCTACAGCGTCTGCTGCTTCGGAATAA
- a CDS encoding lytic transglycosylase domain-containing protein, with the protein MGRHSRNETVLEAVPEAPESSIRRPQDKPRIVLPMLAMLAVLGFFSVTLVDPNAGAYAGMGRPEAPASAAPEGQTLEASAAAASLASSRDAWKVIKPEPPKPVAPPAAKGSGTAPVAGTPDPGSAKAVAQGLVSARGWGDGQYDCLVSLWQKESGWNVYASNKSSGAYGIPQALPGRKMATVGADWQTNPATQITWGLNYIQGRYGDPCSAWATSKSRGWY; encoded by the coding sequence ATGGGCAGACACTCAAGAAACGAAACCGTGCTCGAGGCGGTGCCGGAGGCACCTGAGAGCAGCATTCGGAGACCGCAAGACAAGCCGCGGATCGTGCTTCCCATGCTGGCCATGCTGGCTGTTCTGGGATTCTTCTCCGTTACGCTGGTCGACCCGAACGCCGGCGCATACGCCGGGATGGGACGTCCAGAAGCCCCGGCCAGTGCGGCCCCCGAGGGGCAGACCCTCGAAGCCTCCGCCGCCGCCGCGTCGCTCGCCAGCAGCCGCGACGCCTGGAAGGTGATCAAGCCGGAGCCCCCGAAGCCCGTCGCGCCGCCGGCCGCCAAGGGTTCCGGAACGGCGCCGGTCGCAGGCACGCCCGATCCGGGCAGCGCCAAGGCTGTCGCCCAGGGACTGGTTTCTGCGCGCGGCTGGGGCGACGGACAGTACGACTGCCTCGTGTCGCTGTGGCAGAAGGAGTCGGGCTGGAACGTCTACGCCTCGAATAAGTCGAGCGGCGCGTACGGAATTCCGCAGGCGCTGCCCGGCAGGAAGATGGCGACGGTCGGCGCCGACTGGCAGACCAACCCCGCCACGCAGATCACCTGGGGCCTCAACTACATCCAGGGCCGCTACGGCGACCCCTGCAGCGCCTGGGCCACGTCCAAGTCCCGCGGATGGTACTGA
- a CDS encoding DivIVA domain-containing protein produces the protein MSTTFPRTRKSVLGYNVEQVEDFLEDARRAYTSERADGSSAVTSTSIRHTAFSMQKGGYSTSLVDAALERLEDAFAARERELVLAQRGESDWNQHARATAQVILDRLSRPVGRRFERVGILTTGYQTRDVDEFAERIVDYFQHGKPLGINEVRTIAFRPAKRGYSEAQVDVLLDSVTQVMLAVR, from the coding sequence GTGAGCACTACCTTCCCGCGAACCCGAAAGTCGGTGCTCGGCTACAACGTCGAGCAGGTCGAAGACTTCCTCGAAGACGCTCGACGCGCATACACCTCGGAACGAGCCGACGGATCGTCGGCGGTTACGTCGACCAGCATCCGGCACACCGCCTTCTCTATGCAGAAGGGCGGCTATTCCACGTCGCTGGTTGACGCAGCGCTGGAGCGGCTGGAAGACGCATTCGCGGCCCGCGAGCGTGAGCTGGTGCTCGCGCAGCGCGGTGAGAGCGACTGGAACCAGCACGCCCGCGCGACGGCACAGGTGATCCTCGACCGGCTGTCCCGCCCGGTGGGCCGACGGTTCGAGCGGGTCGGCATCCTGACCACCGGCTACCAAACACGGGATGTCGACGAGTTCGCCGAGCGGATCGTGGACTACTTCCAGCACGGAAAACCGCTCGGAATCAATGAGGTACGCACCATCGCCTTCCGCCCGGCGAAGCGCGGTTACAGCGAGGCACAGGTCGACGTGCTACTCGACAGCGTGACTCAGGTCATGCTGGCAGTCCGCTGA
- a CDS encoding phosphatidate cytidylyltransferase — MTDGPDRPLRRGAKRDRKKSEFEVFAHDARAEIETQLAATRAQIDAIEERIEKRTGRNLIMAILIGLVLGGILLVSLLLFTELFMAFAAVLACLAAFELASALRFAGRDVPRLPVIIATLAVMPATFYWQGTGQWLAILGGMLLVTVWRLAETAWPDRRPSGRDLLKDIGGGLMVMAYVPFLASFAVLLVSQDGGQWWVLAFLIIVVATDTGAYASGLTFGKHPMAPKISPKKTWEGFAGSGVAAIVAGVLLALFMIDQPWWMGVIFGIVMLATGTMGDLTESLIKRDLGIKDISTWLPGHGGFLDRLDSILTSAIAAYLVYLIFA; from the coding sequence ATGACGGATGGCCCCGACCGACCGCTGCGGCGTGGAGCGAAACGCGACCGGAAGAAGTCCGAGTTCGAGGTGTTCGCTCATGATGCGCGCGCCGAGATCGAGACACAGTTAGCCGCGACCCGCGCACAGATCGACGCGATCGAAGAACGGATCGAGAAGCGCACAGGGCGCAACCTGATCATGGCGATCCTGATCGGGCTGGTGCTCGGCGGAATCCTGCTGGTCAGCCTGCTGCTGTTCACCGAGCTGTTTATGGCGTTCGCCGCCGTGCTCGCCTGCCTGGCAGCGTTCGAGCTCGCCAGCGCCCTCAGGTTCGCCGGCCGCGACGTGCCACGCCTTCCGGTGATCATTGCGACTCTCGCCGTGATGCCCGCGACGTTCTACTGGCAAGGGACAGGGCAGTGGCTCGCCATTCTCGGCGGCATGCTGCTGGTCACCGTGTGGCGTCTGGCGGAGACCGCGTGGCCCGACCGCCGCCCGAGCGGACGCGACCTGCTGAAAGACATCGGCGGCGGCCTGATGGTGATGGCCTACGTGCCGTTTCTCGCGAGTTTCGCGGTGTTGCTCGTCAGCCAGGACGGGGGCCAGTGGTGGGTGCTCGCGTTCCTCATCATCGTCGTCGCCACCGACACCGGGGCATACGCGTCGGGTCTCACCTTCGGCAAGCACCCGATGGCGCCGAAAATCAGCCCCAAGAAGACCTGGGAGGGCTTCGCCGGATCTGGGGTCGCCGCCATCGTCGCCGGGGTATTGCTTGCCCTCTTCATGATCGATCAGCCGTGGTGGATGGGCGTGATCTTCGGAATCGTGATGCTCGCCACCGGCACGATGGGCGACCTCACCGAATCCCTGATCAAACGGGACCTCGGCATCAAGGACATCAGCACCTGGTTACCCGGTCACGGCGGGTTCCTCGACCGCCTCGACTCGATCCTCACCTCAGCGATTGCGGCTTACCTCGTGTACCTGATCTTCGCGTGA
- the frr gene encoding ribosome recycling factor, which translates to MISDVLAEAKDKMNKAVEVAKDDFGTVRTGRANPALFQKILVDYYGTPTPLGQLAAMQNPEARMLIVTPYDKGALRDIEKAIVNAPNLGASVGNDGNIVRVTLPELTEDRRKEFVKLVRTKGEDAKVAIRNIRRKAKDDLDALKSEVGDDDVARGEKELEATTKSFVDAIDEALKRKEAELLEV; encoded by the coding sequence GTGATCAGCGACGTACTGGCCGAGGCCAAGGACAAGATGAACAAGGCCGTCGAGGTCGCGAAGGACGACTTCGGCACGGTCCGCACCGGGCGCGCGAACCCGGCACTGTTCCAGAAGATCCTGGTCGACTACTACGGCACGCCTACGCCGCTCGGCCAGCTGGCCGCCATGCAGAACCCTGAGGCGCGGATGCTCATCGTTACGCCCTACGACAAGGGAGCGCTCAGGGACATCGAGAAGGCGATCGTGAACGCGCCGAACCTCGGCGCGAGCGTGGGCAACGACGGCAACATCGTGCGCGTCACCCTGCCGGAGCTCACCGAGGACCGCCGCAAGGAGTTCGTCAAGCTGGTGCGGACGAAGGGCGAGGACGCCAAGGTGGCGATCCGCAACATCCGCCGCAAGGCCAAGGACGACCTCGACGCGCTGAAGAGCGAGGTCGGCGACGACGACGTCGCTCGGGGTGAGAAAGAGCTCGAGGCGACCACGAAGTCGTTCGTCGATGCCATCGATGAAGCCCTGAAACGCAAGGAAGCCGAGCTTCTCGAGGTCTAA
- the pyrH gene encoding UMP kinase translates to MTEARRRRVLLKLSGEAFGGGSLGVNPDVVSAIAKEIAIAAAEVEVAIVVGGGNFFRGAELSQRGMDRGRADYMGMLGTVMNALALQDFLEQAGAATRVQSAISMTQVAEPYIPLRAERHLEKGRVVIFGAGAGLPYFSTDTVAAQRALEIGADEVLVAKNGVDGVYSADPRTDASAEKLDEITYQEALVKGLKVVDSTAFSLCMDNGMPMLVFGMEPSGNVTKAIIGERIGTLVSN, encoded by the coding sequence ATGACAGAGGCACGCAGAAGACGAGTGCTGCTGAAGCTGTCCGGCGAGGCATTCGGCGGAGGATCGCTCGGAGTGAATCCCGACGTGGTGAGCGCCATCGCCAAGGAGATCGCGATCGCGGCTGCCGAGGTCGAAGTGGCCATCGTGGTCGGCGGGGGCAACTTCTTCCGCGGCGCGGAGCTCAGCCAGCGTGGCATGGACCGTGGGCGCGCCGACTACATGGGCATGCTCGGAACCGTCATGAACGCCCTCGCGCTGCAGGACTTCCTCGAGCAGGCCGGAGCCGCCACGCGCGTGCAGTCCGCCATCTCGATGACCCAGGTCGCCGAACCGTACATCCCCTTGCGCGCCGAACGGCACCTCGAGAAGGGTCGCGTCGTCATCTTCGGCGCCGGCGCCGGGCTGCCGTACTTCTCCACCGACACGGTGGCGGCGCAGCGGGCCCTCGAGATTGGCGCCGACGAGGTACTGGTAGCGAAGAACGGTGTCGACGGCGTCTACTCTGCGGACCCGCGCACCGACGCCAGCGCCGAGAAGCTCGACGAGATCACCTACCAGGAAGCGCTCGTCAAGGGTCTCAAGGTGGTCGACTCCACCGCGTTCAGCCTGTGCATGGACAACGGGATGCCGATGCTCGTGTTCGGGATGGAGCCGTCTGGCAACGTCACGAAGGCGATCATTGGCGAGCGAATCGGCACGCTCGTCAGCAACTGA
- the tsf gene encoding translation elongation factor Ts: MANVSLEDIKTLRERLGTGMVDTKNALVEAEGDLEKATELLRLKGAKGNAKRADRSTSEGLVAAAENGSSTTIIELACETDFVAKGDKFVALGDKVLAAVVAAGATSVEEALAAPAEGGTVADLIGNEAAILGEKIELRRVAAIEAEKFAVYLHRTNKDLPPQVGVVVGYTGDDAETARGIAQHISFANPSYLAREDVPEAEVDNERRIVEEISRGEGKPEAALPKIIEGRVGAYFKQVALLEQDYARDNKVSVGKVASDAGLTITGFARFKVGA; encoded by the coding sequence ATGGCAAACGTCAGCCTGGAAGACATCAAGACTCTGCGTGAGCGCCTCGGCACCGGCATGGTCGACACCAAGAACGCCCTGGTTGAGGCCGAGGGTGACCTGGAGAAGGCCACCGAGCTGCTTCGCCTCAAGGGTGCGAAAGGCAACGCGAAGCGTGCCGACCGCTCCACCAGCGAAGGCCTGGTCGCCGCAGCCGAGAACGGATCGTCGACCACGATCATCGAGCTCGCCTGCGAGACCGACTTCGTCGCCAAGGGCGACAAGTTCGTTGCACTCGGCGACAAGGTGCTGGCCGCGGTTGTCGCCGCAGGCGCCACGTCCGTCGAAGAAGCACTCGCTGCTCCCGCTGAGGGTGGAACCGTTGCCGACCTGATCGGCAACGAGGCTGCAATCCTCGGCGAGAAGATCGAGCTGCGTCGCGTCGCTGCCATCGAGGCCGAGAAGTTCGCTGTGTACCTGCACCGCACCAACAAGGACCTGCCGCCGCAGGTCGGCGTGGTCGTCGGCTACACGGGAGACGACGCAGAGACCGCTCGCGGCATCGCACAGCACATCTCGTTCGCCAACCCCAGCTACCTGGCACGTGAAGACGTTCCCGAGGCTGAGGTCGACAATGAGCGTCGCATCGTGGAAGAGATCAGCCGCGGCGAGGGCAAGCCCGAGGCCGCCCTTCCGAAGATCATCGAGGGCCGTGTCGGCGCCTACTTCAAGCAGGTCGCCCTGCTCGAGCAGGACTACGCCCGCGACAACAAGGTCTCCGTCGGTAAGGTCGCGTCTGACGCAGGCCTGACCATCACCGGTTTCGCCCGCTTCAAGGTCGGCGCGTAA
- a CDS encoding M23 family metallopeptidase, translated as MRQVLALALLLTASGPSVAAAPVAAAVVAVVAATPLAAGPAAPWLWPVDSPRIVDRPFLAPATPYSVGHRGVDLHVAAGAGAAVRAPAAGVVHFAGVVVDRPVLSIRHPGGLISSYEPVASSLVAGEPVSAGEVIGTVTGTGHCPRVCLHLGVRVDGEYVSPMRYLGVLPRAVLLPTRPIR; from the coding sequence ATGCGTCAGGTTCTTGCGCTCGCGCTGCTGCTCACAGCATCCGGGCCGTCCGTGGCAGCGGCTCCGGTGGCGGCGGCCGTCGTTGCCGTCGTGGCAGCGACTCCCCTGGCGGCGGGTCCCGCCGCGCCCTGGCTCTGGCCGGTCGACTCGCCGCGGATTGTCGACCGCCCGTTCCTCGCCCCAGCCACGCCGTACTCGGTCGGGCACCGTGGCGTGGATCTCCACGTCGCAGCTGGAGCAGGCGCCGCGGTGCGGGCGCCCGCGGCCGGCGTCGTGCACTTCGCGGGCGTGGTGGTGGACCGACCGGTGTTGTCGATCCGGCATCCTGGCGGCCTGATCTCCAGCTACGAACCGGTGGCATCGAGCCTGGTCGCGGGTGAGCCGGTGTCGGCCGGTGAGGTCATCGGCACGGTGACCGGGACGGGTCACTGCCCGCGAGTCTGTCTGCACCTGGGCGTGCGGGTGGATGGCGAGTACGTGTCACCGATGCGGTATCTCGGGGTGCTGCCCCGCGCGGTGTTGCTGCCGACCCGGCCGATCCGCTGA
- a CDS encoding tyrosine recombinase XerC encodes MQLDHAIDQFMVYLTAERGFSANTVRSYRSDLLQLATFAENRGVTDVAGLNLELLRDWLWDGSQQSLAKASLARRSAAARGLTGWLSATGEQEADAAARLRAPKADRHLPRVLTREQMDGILGSLSGRAATGDPGAVRDLAVIELLYASALRVSELVGLDTADVDQGKLTVRVTGKGSRQRVVPFGVPALRALQDYLHRGRPELLTHPTSAQPASAQPRSAQPTSSQRTTALFLGARGGRLGSRAVYRLVAALLNSLPGTGPAGPHALRHTAATHLLDGGADLRAVQEMLGHASLGTTQIYTHVSMERLKQSYQSAHPRA; translated from the coding sequence GTGCAGCTTGATCACGCTATCGACCAGTTCATGGTCTATCTCACCGCCGAGCGGGGATTCAGCGCCAACACCGTGCGCTCATACCGCTCCGACCTGCTGCAGCTGGCCACCTTCGCCGAGAATCGTGGCGTTACGGATGTCGCGGGGCTCAACCTCGAGCTGCTGCGCGACTGGCTCTGGGACGGCTCGCAGCAGTCACTGGCGAAGGCAAGCCTCGCCCGACGCTCCGCCGCCGCGCGGGGACTGACGGGCTGGCTGAGTGCCACCGGCGAGCAAGAAGCGGATGCCGCGGCTCGACTGCGCGCCCCGAAGGCCGACCGGCACCTGCCCCGCGTGCTCACCCGAGAGCAGATGGACGGCATCCTCGGCTCACTGTCCGGGCGGGCGGCAACGGGCGACCCGGGTGCCGTGCGCGACCTCGCCGTGATCGAATTGCTGTACGCGTCGGCGTTGCGAGTGAGCGAACTGGTGGGCCTCGATACCGCGGATGTCGATCAGGGCAAGCTCACCGTGCGGGTCACCGGCAAGGGATCCCGGCAGCGCGTCGTGCCATTCGGGGTGCCCGCCCTGCGCGCGCTGCAGGACTACTTGCACCGCGGCCGACCCGAACTGCTCACACACCCCACGAGCGCCCAACCCGCCAGCGCGCAACCCCGCAGCGCGCAACCCACCAGCTCACAACGCACCACCGCGCTGTTCCTCGGGGCACGCGGCGGCCGGCTGGGCTCGCGCGCGGTGTACCGGCTGGTCGCCGCGCTGCTGAACAGCCTGCCGGGAACCGGCCCCGCCGGTCCGCACGCCCTGCGCCACACCGCAGCCACCCACCTGCTCGACGGCGGAGCAGACCTGCGGGCGGTGCAGGAGATGCTCGGCCACGCCAGCCTCGGCACCACGCAGATTTACACCCACGTCTCGATGGAGCGGCTGAAGCAGAGCTACCAGTCGGCGCACCCGCGCGCCTGA
- a CDS encoding phosphodiesterase, which yields MTQLGQYAAPAHVIAHLSDTHFLAEGRPLYGAVDVESNLARALAHLERSGVRPEALLFTGDLADLAEPDAYARLRAMVEPVAERLGAQVIWVMGNHDERAAFASLLHGETETDAPQDRVHWLGGLRVISFDTTVPGYHHGEITDAQLEWLAAELATSAPEGTLLAVHHPPIPVTVDIMATLELERQDRLASVLAGSDVRGILGGHLHYATHSLFAGIPVSVAAATCYTLDPMADADRLLSGVEGGQSINLVHVLADRVVHTIVPVSETREVTGWPASARARVDALTPEQRREVLSSKHSTFTMAEGATSEASTPIPE from the coding sequence GTGACCCAACTCGGCCAGTATGCGGCACCTGCCCATGTCATCGCCCACCTCAGCGACACCCACTTCCTCGCCGAGGGACGCCCGCTGTACGGCGCAGTCGACGTCGAATCGAACCTGGCCAGGGCGCTCGCCCACCTGGAGCGGTCGGGCGTGCGCCCCGAAGCGCTGCTCTTCACCGGCGACCTGGCCGACCTCGCGGAACCCGACGCTTACGCGCGCCTGCGCGCCATGGTGGAGCCCGTCGCCGAGCGGCTCGGCGCCCAGGTGATCTGGGTGATGGGCAACCACGACGAACGGGCAGCGTTCGCGAGCCTGCTGCACGGCGAGACCGAGACCGACGCACCCCAGGACCGCGTGCACTGGCTGGGCGGGCTGCGGGTGATCAGCTTCGACACCACCGTGCCCGGCTACCACCACGGCGAGATCACCGACGCACAGCTGGAGTGGCTCGCCGCCGAACTTGCCACCTCCGCCCCCGAGGGCACCCTGCTCGCGGTACACCACCCGCCCATCCCGGTGACCGTCGACATCATGGCGACCCTGGAGCTGGAGCGGCAGGATCGCCTGGCCTCGGTGCTCGCCGGCAGCGACGTGCGGGGCATCCTCGGCGGGCACCTGCACTACGCCACCCACAGCCTGTTTGCCGGCATCCCGGTGTCCGTCGCCGCGGCGACCTGCTACACCCTCGACCCGATGGCGGACGCCGACCGGCTGCTCTCCGGCGTCGAGGGCGGCCAATCCATCAACCTGGTGCACGTGCTCGCCGACCGGGTGGTGCACACCATCGTCCCGGTGAGCGAGACCCGGGAGGTCACCGGCTGGCCGGCCTCCGCGCGCGCTCGAGTCGACGCGTTGACGCCGGAGCAGCGCCGGGAGGTGCTGTCGAGCAAGCACTCCACCTTCACCATGGCCGAGGGCGCGACCAGCGAGGCGTCCACCCCGATCCCGGAATAG